The DNA region tttgccAGGTCCAAATAGAAGTGATCCAGAAGAGACAGCAGGAGAAGAAGGCCATGATGTCCGCTGTAAAGAAATACCAGAAAGGTGGGTGTTTACAAGTGTAGCATGGACGTTAGTTCCTTATTTCTTTTATCGTTTTGTCGCTACACCAATTTGGGCGCGTCACTTATTGAGCACTGGGAACATCTTCTCTTTCTAGGAATGACCGACAAACTGGAATTCTTGGAAGGTGAccagaagatgaataaagaatcTTCTCAGGGCTCAAAGAAAGCAGTGAACAAAAAGGGGTAAGTTTGAACTTTTCAGCAGTGCACACAGCAGtcattgctttttttcttttttttctttttgctcccACTTCAGATTTGTGGCATTTTTACAATGaaactcttatttatttttttattttttccacaggCCTAGCGCTAAGAGAAAATACAAGGACCAGAAGTTTGGCTTTGGAGGCAAAAAGAGTGGAAAGAAGTGGAACACCAAGGAAAGCTACAACGATGTTTCTGGTTTCCGTGCCAAAATAGCTCACGGCAAGGCAGGGAAGAAGGGGAAAGGAGGAAAACAAAATGTgagtctctcacacacatggTTATCTATTgactgttttattcaaatgagtaaataagaaaacaaataatttctttctctttgactTCCAGAAACGTCCAGGCAAGTCTGTGCGCAAGAAGATGAAGAATCGCTCTTAGAGACTGGTGGGCTGCTCAGCAGACTGGACTTTGCACTCTGCTTTTTGGCAGGATTTGCCTTAAGGGACTATGAGCTCTTCTTCTACACTTTTTGGTACAATATACCTTTCGTACATGCATCTGGATTGATATGGAGGTCCATATTAATCATATTCAAACCACAGATGGACTGAGTCCGATCACACAGCTGGGGAAGCTATTCAAAGGGCCTGTAAAGCCAAGAATGGACTGCACACAGCTCCAAAATACAGAGCTTTCCTAAGGTTGAGAAGGACAATGTTATTTGCTGTAGATACCCTGATATTTGCATCTGTGGCTGCAGTTGTCCCTACCCTAAGGTGGTTTTAGATCCACTCTCTGTGATTACACCTCCATATCTCCACCTTCTCAATGACACAGTGTTCTCCTGAGGTTTGTGTGTTCTGTTTTACTTTACTCACTCAGCTTTTTGACTCGTTGATTCTCTCCCATGTTACATGACATTTTATAATATTGAGCAGCTGTCAGTTTTGCCCTTTTCCATTCATTAGTATGATTAGTATGTGATGGGCGTGTGTGTTTTGTACAGACCTGTGCAAATGTTTCCCCCAAGTGTTTCTCTAAGAAGGGTCAGCTTCTGTGCTGACACCCACATGATTGTTTGATGAACAAATACATTTCAGTAGGCATTCAGTCTTTATTCTctctcttttgtgtgtgtgagggggggggggggttaatttTGTGTTCTTTGGCCAAATTCATGGTGTTTGGTGACGTCTGTCATAAATCGGAAGAAATTGAATCTGGTGTCTTGGCGGGACTCCGGGACCTGGTGGAAAATAAATCAACAGAGTTAAGGTTGATGCACAATTACATCAGCCTACTGGTGTTGTTTActgtcttaaaaaaagaaaaacaattttcaaATATCAAAATGGCATGAATAAATgataaacaaatatctgtattgTGTGTGTTATTCTAAGCATCCTTGTCAGCCCAGGAATTTAAAATAAGTGTTTCCCTAATTAAAAGAGGAATGTTTGGACATGGTGTTCccaattttcaagttattccaCCAATAATTGTCGTTTACATTAGGCTGTGACAACGGCTTCTTCCCTGAAGTATTTTTTGGGTGTCACACTATTTGCTGCAGAcattaaattaaactaaacaCATTAAATATCCCAGCTGTGTCCCAGCCATTTCTACTCGAGCTTGATGTCCCACACCAGACTAAACACTGAGAAAGTATGGGGGGGGCAGATTCTTCAAAATTTACACAAGCGGGGTTTCATGATGTCATCATAGTAGTGTTGGGGTTGTTAGTGTTAATTTTTCACACATTTAAGCTACAGTTTGTTCCAGAATCCACTAACAGAGTTTTACTCACCAGTGGAGTTGACATCCATCCTATCTCCTGGCTCTCAGTGAGTGGCATAGAATACTTCTTGGTAGGAACTTCGTGGGCCTTGCGGAAAGCCTTGATGAAATCCTCTGGAGGCCAAAAAACTCAAATTATAAAACcaacttgtttaaaaaaaattatataaacgGAATAGATGGATAGAATATTTCTCATATTTAATTTCAATGGAAATTTTACCGTCCTCTGGAATCACTTCTGTCGTTCTCCTACACATGGGTTTGTCTGGCAGTACATGCACTGTAAcacagcatacacacacacataagaaAAGGAGGTATACAGTACAACAATTATACAGAGCTCTACAAAAGAGGACCAAACTGCCATGAAATGCACAGCACTCGTGCTTTTCAGTGTCTGGCTCTTCCTAATAAGCATGCTGGACACTGAATCATAGTGTAACCTTGCTTGCAAGCACTGCTGAAGTGGTGGGGGCCCTGATTTTGGTCCCCTAATCGCAGTGAAAGTCAAAAGCcctttgaaggaaaaaaaaacccctgcccACTCACACTTTTGAGTAAGTGATAGTTCTTATTTTTATCATATTTTTGATGTGAGGGAGAAACGGAGCAAGAGGGGAGATTAGCTTACTTACATTTCCTGTGGGGGTTGATGCTGAACTCCGTGTGGAGCTTCTGGTGTCTTTGCTCTTTCCGGACCCGCTCGGCGTGAATCGCGTCCCGATGGACCAAATCCAGTTTATCTTTATCTGCCAtgttgagagaaaaataaaaacgcCGACAGTTAGGGTTGGATAATCAGCAGAAAGCCTTTCACTGGCGTTAAACTACGTATGCGCGTTACCTAGCAACAGTAAACACCGCCTCATGCTGGCTGCAGTTGCGAGCCTCGAACACGTGATGGCGCCATGCTCTCAGATTTGGTCATGGTGGATTGGTAACAGTAACAGTTTATATTAGACGATTTATGtaatcaaatgtattttattttggaggAAAAAATAACTAActacttttcttttcattgttattatttttctaaATCCTCAATAATTCAGTCTGTGATATCAGCAAAGAGAAGTGACACTTGCATC from Pelmatolapia mariae isolate MD_Pm_ZW linkage group LG17, Pm_UMD_F_2, whole genome shotgun sequence includes:
- the cfap144 gene encoding protein FAM183A, producing MADKDKLDLVHRDAIHAERVRKEQRHQKLHTEFSINPHRKLHVLPDKPMCRRTTEVIPEDEDFIKAFRKAHEVPTKKYSMPLTESQEIGWMSTPLVPESRQDTRFNFFRFMTDVTKHHEFGQRTQN